Proteins from a single region of Sporosarcina sp. P33:
- a CDS encoding autorepressor SdpR family transcription factor: MNEIFKALNDETRRNILTILSEKGSLSASEIHDQFEMSKPSISNHLTILRNAGLVTSEKKGQYIYYTLHTAVLQDLLVWMIKLNK, encoded by the coding sequence TTGAACGAAATTTTTAAAGCATTAAATGATGAAACAAGGCGTAACATATTAACCATTCTCAGCGAAAAAGGTTCTTTGTCTGCCAGTGAAATACACGACCAATTCGAGATGAGCAAGCCCAGCATTTCCAATCATTTAACGATCTTGCGAAATGCGGGGCTTGTCACATCTGAAAAGAAAGGGCAGTACATATACTACACACTTCATACTGCAGTTCTTCAAGATCTTCTGGTTTGGATGATAAAATTGAATAAATGA
- a CDS encoding S9 family peptidase, translating to MKKQALLAAMASALLVSYPLGAKTNEMVRSLSWETAGVAGNMKVNDTVSVHDFIQFALNELTYQHGSKEMRDELVQQWVGADRLDFEEQITKGQIAKILVRALQIEEQEKSAADYMHSAQIYQLLKVYSQEDETVTAKEMESIINNAKEIASKEVNNKGVKEISVEGFMKNPGDFGYQISPDGEYISYSSEWKNRMNVFVKKMHKEDEPIRVTSSTDRDVASSFWKDNHILYLKDNGGDENFHIYASRFNGQEERDLTPYPGAKVQLISNLSGVENEILIGLNKDDPTVFDVYRLNVKTGDLDHVAKNPGNITDWLADHDGKIRIAIETDGVDSTILYRETEEDDFKPFVQTEESDVISPIAFSKDNQSIYALSNKGRDKMEVVVFDLDANEKVLYSHPQADVTNTLYNKKKDALAASMYVTDKSHYEFFDKELERIFHKVKDELQVDESELTLKDYNEDMNKFIVLVSSDKDYGTYYYYDSTTDELTKLTELSSWLDQDQLADMHPISYTSRDGLTIHGYLTVPKNKKVEHLPLIVNPHGGPWARDVWGFNPEVQLLANRGYAVLQVNFRSSTGYGKAFTDAGNKEWGLKIQNDITDGVQWAIDQGIADPDRVGIYGASFGGYATLAGITFTPDLYAAAVDYVGVSNIFTLLETMPPYWETIRNELYKRVGHPVNDKELLESVSPVFHVDKIKTPLFVAQGANDPRVNQAESDQIVEALQKRGIDVEYMLKENEGHGFRNEENRIEFYHAMIEFFDKHLK from the coding sequence GTGAAAAAACAAGCTTTACTAGCAGCAATGGCTTCCGCACTTCTTGTATCCTATCCACTCGGTGCCAAGACCAATGAAATGGTTCGGTCGCTTAGCTGGGAGACTGCAGGTGTTGCGGGAAATATGAAAGTTAATGATACTGTGTCTGTTCATGACTTTATTCAATTCGCTTTAAATGAACTAACGTACCAGCATGGATCAAAAGAAATGAGAGATGAGCTCGTTCAGCAGTGGGTTGGGGCAGATAGATTGGATTTTGAAGAACAAATCACAAAGGGTCAAATCGCTAAAATCTTAGTCCGTGCTCTTCAGATTGAGGAACAGGAGAAGTCCGCAGCAGATTATATGCATTCTGCACAAATCTATCAGCTTTTAAAGGTTTACAGCCAAGAGGATGAAACCGTAACTGCTAAAGAAATGGAAAGCATTATTAATAATGCAAAGGAAATTGCTTCAAAAGAAGTTAACAATAAAGGGGTAAAAGAAATCTCCGTAGAAGGTTTCATGAAAAACCCAGGAGACTTCGGTTATCAAATATCGCCGGATGGTGAGTATATCTCGTATAGTTCCGAATGGAAGAACCGAATGAATGTCTTTGTCAAAAAGATGCATAAGGAGGATGAACCTATTCGGGTGACGAGCTCAACCGATCGGGACGTCGCTTCGTCGTTCTGGAAGGATAATCACATCCTTTATTTGAAAGATAACGGTGGTGATGAAAATTTTCATATTTATGCGTCCAGATTCAATGGCCAGGAAGAACGGGATTTGACACCTTATCCGGGTGCCAAAGTGCAATTGATCAGCAACTTATCTGGTGTTGAAAATGAAATTCTTATTGGCTTGAATAAAGACGATCCGACGGTCTTTGATGTTTACCGATTGAATGTTAAAACGGGTGACCTAGACCATGTGGCGAAAAACCCCGGCAATATTACCGACTGGCTCGCAGACCATGACGGCAAAATCCGAATTGCGATTGAAACGGATGGTGTAGATAGTACAATTCTTTATCGAGAAACGGAAGAGGATGATTTCAAACCGTTTGTCCAAACAGAAGAAAGTGATGTCATTTCACCAATCGCATTTTCAAAAGATAATCAATCCATTTATGCTTTATCCAATAAAGGTCGGGATAAGATGGAAGTCGTTGTGTTCGATTTAGATGCAAATGAGAAAGTCCTTTATTCCCACCCACAGGCAGACGTGACGAACACTCTCTACAATAAGAAAAAAGATGCACTTGCAGCAAGCATGTATGTAACAGACAAATCGCATTATGAGTTTTTCGATAAAGAATTAGAACGCATTTTCCACAAGGTGAAAGACGAACTTCAAGTGGATGAAAGCGAACTGACGCTTAAGGATTATAATGAAGATATGAACAAATTTATTGTACTTGTTTCAAGTGATAAAGATTATGGCACGTACTACTATTACGATTCGACAACAGATGAACTGACGAAATTGACGGAACTCTCTTCGTGGCTCGATCAAGATCAATTAGCCGACATGCACCCCATTTCCTATACAAGCAGGGACGGGCTTACCATCCATGGCTATTTGACAGTGCCAAAAAATAAAAAAGTGGAACATTTGCCGCTTATCGTCAATCCGCATGGCGGTCCTTGGGCACGGGATGTGTGGGGCTTCAATCCGGAAGTGCAGCTACTTGCCAACCGCGGATACGCAGTGCTTCAAGTGAACTTCCGTTCTTCGACTGGTTACGGTAAAGCATTTACTGATGCGGGCAACAAGGAATGGGGATTAAAGATCCAAAATGATATTACGGACGGTGTGCAATGGGCCATCGATCAAGGTATCGCAGATCCCGATCGGGTGGGAATTTACGGGGCGTCCTTTGGGGGCTATGCGACCTTAGCCGGCATCACTTTCACCCCGGATCTTTATGCTGCAGCTGTAGACTATGTGGGTGTCTCCAATATCTTTACGCTGCTCGAAACCATGCCGCCATATTGGGAAACGATTCGGAATGAACTATATAAAAGGGTTGGCCATCCAGTCAATGACAAAGAATTGTTGGAATCTGTCTCACCCGTCTTCCACGTTGACAAAATTAAAACACCTTTATTTGTAGCACAAGGTGCAAATGATCCACGTGTCAACCAAGCTGAATCGGACCAAATCGTAGAAGCTTTGCAGAAGCGAGGCATTGATGTGGAATATATGCTTAAAGAAAACGAAGGTCATGGCTTCCGAAATGAAGAAAATCGAATTGAGTTTTATCATGCGATGATCGAGTTTTTTGATAAGCATTTGAAGTGA
- a CDS encoding HAMP domain-containing protein, producing MLDAVGAALAHPSESGKILREVPLYAAMYNEGKESGVFTSKDNGVEQVNIYYTIPGFDRKTLMIIIALITLAVIFTVLYIVISRMLKPISRLTHLMHSVSEGDLTVRSSAYYLMGRDSIKKNK from the coding sequence ATGTTAGATGCAGTTGGTGCTGCTTTGGCGCACCCTTCCGAATCAGGCAAAATTTTGCGGGAAGTTCCATTATATGCGGCAATGTATAATGAAGGAAAAGAAAGCGGTGTATTCACTAGCAAAGACAATGGGGTCGAACAGGTGAACATCTATTACACGATCCCTGGTTTCGATAGGAAGACACTAATGATCATTATTGCTCTTATCACGCTGGCGGTTATTTTCACTGTTTTGTATATAGTAATCAGCCGGATGTTGAAACCGATCAGTCGGCTAACCCATCTGATGCATTCTGTTTCAGAAGGAGATTTGACTGTTCGTTCATCTGCTTATTATTTAATGGGCAGGGATTCCATTAAGAAAAATAAGTAG
- a CDS encoding amidohydrolase yields the protein MKEQLMKMLEDRKEEMIQIRRYLHEHPELSFEEEKTAQYIIDFYKGKDVDIQTNVGNGYGIIATIKGERPGKTIGLRADFDALPIHEETDVPFKSKNEGVMHACGHDGHTAYLLVLADCLIQLQSKLSGTYKIIHQHAEEVPPGGAKSMVESGLLDDLDAVYGIHLFPTNPAGDVGYCSGYTMAGRSFFKLKIQGVGGHGSSPHLANDAIVAGAHFVTAVQTVISRRLNPFDMGVITIGSFDGKGQFNIIKDSIAIEGDVRYMTSATQKLIDNEVHRIVKGIEEEFGVTCELEYVPDYPPLYNDPEITADVVKTIENSSEPEIHKIVEFPRFSGSEDFAYYAEKFPACFFFIGSKPKGAEKAYFNHHPKWDIDEDALLVAAKAVAEVVCSYNK from the coding sequence ATGAAAGAACAACTCATGAAAATGCTTGAGGATAGAAAAGAAGAAATGATTCAAATCCGACGTTATTTGCACGAACATCCTGAGTTATCCTTTGAAGAGGAAAAGACAGCGCAATATATCATCGATTTTTACAAAGGAAAAGATGTTGACATTCAAACAAATGTTGGGAATGGCTACGGGATCATCGCTACGATCAAAGGTGAACGCCCCGGTAAAACAATTGGTCTTCGTGCGGACTTTGACGCACTGCCCATCCATGAGGAAACAGATGTACCATTCAAATCAAAAAATGAAGGCGTTATGCATGCTTGTGGACATGATGGACATACAGCGTATTTACTCGTTCTGGCGGATTGTTTGATTCAACTGCAATCAAAGTTGTCTGGGACTTATAAAATAATTCATCAGCACGCGGAAGAAGTACCGCCTGGTGGCGCCAAAAGTATGGTTGAATCCGGACTTCTTGACGACCTGGATGCGGTATATGGCATTCATCTTTTTCCAACAAATCCTGCTGGAGATGTGGGTTACTGCAGCGGCTATACAATGGCAGGCCGTTCCTTTTTCAAATTAAAAATACAAGGTGTCGGTGGGCATGGATCGTCTCCTCATCTAGCAAATGATGCGATTGTAGCGGGTGCGCATTTCGTGACAGCCGTTCAAACCGTGATCAGCCGTCGATTGAATCCGTTTGACATGGGCGTGATAACCATTGGATCCTTCGATGGTAAAGGGCAATTTAACATCATCAAAGATTCTATTGCAATTGAAGGTGATGTACGTTATATGACCTCGGCTACACAGAAATTGATCGACAACGAAGTACATCGAATCGTAAAGGGCATTGAAGAAGAATTCGGCGTTACATGCGAACTGGAGTACGTTCCGGATTATCCCCCACTTTACAACGATCCTGAAATCACAGCCGATGTTGTAAAGACCATTGAAAATTCGAGTGAACCAGAAATTCATAAGATCGTTGAATTTCCACGTTTCTCGGGATCAGAAGATTTTGCATACTACGCAGAAAAATTCCCGGCTTGCTTCTTCTTTATTGGCAGCAAACCGAAAGGCGCAGAAAAAGCATATTTTAACCACCATCCGAAATGGGATATTGATGAAGATGCCCTACTTGTTGCAGCAAAAGCAGTGGCAGAAGTTGTTTGCAGTTATAATAAATAG
- a CDS encoding dihydrolipoamide acetyltransferase family protein: protein MSETIVMPKLGMTMTEGTITEWYKEVGDSVTKGEPVLMISSEKLNQDVEAPCSGVLLEQLGDVEDELKVGEALAIIGEEDEKASAADKQDTNAVSVEVTEYEKPDSSAKQPSMNAKTEQTSRERIFITPLARRMAKDQAIDIETIEGSGGNGRITKRDIERVLASGSFKDTPQPKESISQQTAAGTSIGEGLPPMRKAIARNMRESLAQSAQLTLHRKVDADQLIEFQQTLRNKVSASHPDIKLSITVLLARAAVLALQEVQSMNSKYHNGQLTVYNEVHLGIATSLDDGLLVPVIKNAQQKTIGTLADEMKKITEKARSGEAGSDLLSGSTFTITNLGASGIEYFTPILNPTETGILGIGSLQEELALTNEGTVTACKKIPLSITFDHQIVDGATAAEFLSALAKYIESPYLLVL from the coding sequence ATGAGCGAAACAATTGTAATGCCAAAGTTAGGTATGACGATGACAGAAGGCACTATCACGGAATGGTATAAAGAAGTGGGTGATTCAGTTACGAAAGGTGAACCGGTGCTGATGATCAGTTCAGAGAAACTAAATCAAGACGTGGAAGCTCCGTGTTCAGGTGTTTTACTGGAACAACTCGGTGATGTGGAAGATGAACTGAAAGTTGGGGAGGCACTTGCAATAATTGGAGAAGAAGATGAAAAAGCTTCTGCAGCAGACAAACAGGATACGAATGCCGTCAGCGTAGAAGTTACAGAATACGAAAAGCCCGACTCTTCAGCAAAGCAACCTTCAATGAACGCAAAAACGGAACAAACGTCCCGTGAACGAATTTTTATTACACCGCTTGCCAGACGAATGGCAAAGGATCAGGCGATTGATATTGAAACAATAGAAGGTTCTGGCGGAAACGGCAGAATTACTAAACGCGATATTGAGCGGGTGTTGGCCAGTGGTTCATTCAAGGATACACCGCAGCCAAAAGAATCAATTTCACAACAAACTGCAGCCGGCACATCTATCGGCGAAGGGCTACCACCTATGAGAAAAGCCATCGCGCGCAATATGCGGGAAAGTTTAGCACAATCTGCGCAGCTTACGTTACATCGTAAAGTTGACGCGGATCAGCTTATAGAATTCCAGCAGACATTGCGAAATAAAGTAAGTGCCAGCCATCCAGACATAAAACTAAGCATAACTGTTTTATTGGCAAGGGCAGCCGTATTAGCACTGCAGGAAGTGCAATCGATGAACTCCAAATATCATAATGGGCAATTAACAGTGTATAACGAAGTTCACTTGGGAATCGCAACGTCACTAGACGATGGCTTACTCGTCCCTGTCATTAAAAATGCACAGCAAAAAACTATTGGGACGCTTGCCGATGAAATGAAGAAGATTACAGAAAAAGCACGAAGCGGTGAAGCAGGTTCAGACTTACTTTCAGGTTCGACATTCACTATCACAAACTTAGGTGCAAGTGGAATTGAATATTTCACGCCGATCTTAAATCCAACTGAAACAGGTATTTTAGGTATTGGATCTCTCCAAGAGGAGCTGGCACTTACGAATGAGGGAACCGTTACTGCGTGCAAGAAGATTCCACTCAGCATAACATTCGATCATCAAATCGTGGACGGTGCTACGGCGGCAGAGTTCTTATCTGCTTTAGCAAAATATATCGAGTCTCCTTACCTTTTAGTTTTATAA
- a CDS encoding alpha-ketoacid dehydrogenase subunit beta — protein sequence MTERKLTFMTAINEAMAQSMRNDEKVILIGTDVAGGAEVDHLVQDDGRYDDAFGGVFGLSRGLVTEFGRERVIDTPIAEHGYFSAAVGAAATGLRPIAELMFNDFVGFALDPILNQGAKMRYMFGGKAKIPLTVRTVHGAGAGAAAQHSQTLYGLFGAIPGVKVVVPSNPYDAKGLMLAAIEDDNLVVFSEDKMLYGMKGDVPEEYYTVEIGKAKVVREGSDLTIVAIGKMVQVAEETADRLSSDGVKVEVIDLRTISPWDQETVIESVKKTGRLIVIDESNPHNNTATDVASVVADKAFDYLDGPIKTVCAPNTPVPFAANLEKAYIPDADKVLRVAEEIISDLK from the coding sequence ATGACGGAAAGAAAACTTACATTCATGACAGCAATTAACGAGGCGATGGCACAGTCTATGCGCAATGATGAAAAAGTAATTTTAATTGGAACAGATGTAGCAGGCGGTGCTGAAGTGGATCACTTAGTTCAAGATGACGGAAGATATGACGATGCATTCGGCGGCGTGTTTGGATTATCGAGAGGTCTGGTAACAGAGTTTGGACGGGAACGTGTAATTGATACACCGATTGCAGAGCACGGGTATTTCAGTGCAGCTGTCGGTGCAGCTGCAACTGGCTTGCGTCCAATTGCGGAATTAATGTTCAACGACTTTGTAGGTTTCGCGCTGGATCCTATTTTGAACCAGGGAGCGAAAATGCGCTATATGTTTGGCGGCAAAGCAAAAATACCGCTTACTGTACGAACAGTTCACGGAGCCGGAGCAGGGGCGGCGGCACAACACTCACAAACATTGTATGGCCTATTCGGTGCCATTCCGGGTGTAAAGGTCGTAGTGCCTTCCAACCCGTATGATGCAAAAGGTCTTATGCTAGCGGCGATTGAAGATGATAATCTAGTGGTCTTTTCAGAAGATAAGATGCTGTATGGAATGAAAGGTGATGTTCCTGAAGAATATTACACCGTTGAAATTGGTAAAGCGAAAGTGGTGCGTGAAGGAAGTGATCTTACCATTGTCGCCATTGGGAAAATGGTTCAAGTCGCGGAAGAAACAGCAGACCGCTTAAGCAGTGACGGGGTAAAAGTGGAGGTAATTGATTTACGCACCATCTCGCCGTGGGATCAGGAAACTGTCATAGAGTCAGTTAAAAAGACAGGACGCCTCATCGTAATTGATGAATCGAATCCACATAATAACACCGCGACCGATGTGGCGTCCGTTGTAGCTGATAAAGCATTTGATTACTTAGATGGACCTATTAAAACAGTATGTGCGCCTAACACACCGGTGCCTTTTGCAGCCAATTTAGAAAAAGCATATATTCCAGATGCGGACAAAGTATTACGTGTAGCTGAAGAAATTATCTCAGATTTAAAGTAA
- a CDS encoding thiamine pyrophosphate-dependent dehydrogenase E1 component subunit alpha: MVQQKTLWIYQKMNEIRFFEEEVHRTFGKGLIPGFVHLYAGEEAVATGVMALLDDEDYITSTHRGHGHAIAKGCDIKGMMAEIMGKRDGLGGGKGGSMHVADVDKGMLGANGIVGGGFGLAAGAALTIKTLGQDHVAVCFFGDGASNEGTFHEGLNLASILDLPVIFVCENNQFGEGTPFRYASASETVAERAPAYNMPGIRVDGMDVEAVYEATKKAIERAKSGEGPTLIECDTYRHYGHFEGDEQKYKTDDDPNKDRDPITEFREKAIKNKWMTEKQADEIEENAKKTIDEAVAFAEKSPLPDISTLYTDIFA; encoded by the coding sequence ATGGTTCAGCAAAAAACATTGTGGATTTACCAGAAGATGAATGAAATTCGATTTTTCGAAGAGGAAGTACATCGTACATTTGGAAAAGGGCTTATTCCTGGATTCGTACACTTATACGCAGGAGAAGAAGCTGTCGCTACTGGTGTAATGGCACTTCTTGACGACGAAGATTACATTACGAGTACCCATCGCGGTCACGGGCATGCGATTGCAAAAGGCTGTGACATTAAAGGTATGATGGCTGAAATTATGGGTAAACGGGATGGACTTGGCGGAGGAAAAGGCGGATCGATGCACGTTGCTGATGTAGACAAAGGCATGCTTGGTGCGAATGGAATTGTCGGCGGCGGCTTTGGTTTAGCAGCTGGTGCCGCATTGACTATTAAAACACTTGGACAAGACCATGTAGCCGTTTGTTTCTTTGGTGACGGCGCATCCAACGAAGGAACATTCCATGAAGGACTTAATTTAGCTTCTATTTTAGACTTACCTGTAATTTTCGTTTGTGAAAATAATCAATTTGGGGAAGGTACACCTTTCCGTTATGCATCTGCTTCAGAAACGGTTGCTGAAAGAGCACCTGCCTACAATATGCCCGGCATTCGTGTAGACGGTATGGATGTGGAAGCGGTATATGAAGCTACTAAAAAAGCAATTGAACGTGCAAAATCCGGTGAAGGCCCTACTTTAATCGAATGCGATACGTATAGACATTACGGACATTTTGAAGGGGATGAACAGAAATATAAAACAGATGATGACCCAAACAAAGATCGTGATCCGATCACAGAATTCCGCGAAAAAGCTATTAAAAATAAATGGATGACAGAGAAACAAGCCGATGAAATTGAAGAGAATGCCAAGAAAACAATCGATGAGGCAGTAGCGTTCGCAGAGAAAAGTCCGCTTCCGGATATCTCTACTTTGTATACGGATATTTTTGCATAA
- the lpdA gene encoding dihydrolipoyl dehydrogenase, with translation MQKFDVTVIGAGPGGYVAAIRAAQSGKKVALIEKNKLGGTCLNVGCIPSKALLQHSEVIQTINQANEWGITTGEVSIDFPKLMKRKDQVVTALVQGIQYLVKKNEITLFHGTASVNQEQIITVNEQQLQTENLIVSTGSRPFVPPIPGLEQVDYLTTDTFFDIQKLPASLVIIGGGVIAIELAFAMAPLGTKVTVIEAADDILMTEDADARKIIRQRLQELHVDVLTNAKIEHITKEYVLVKDKRYPFDHLLVATGRTPTLDAVTELKLDLKEGYISVNERYETSVKNVYAIGDVIGGYQLAHAASAEGLTAILAILEEDVHPLDQSAIPRCVYTQPEIASFGLNEKDAAAKGYQVRTSFSPLSANGRALAMGETEGFIKIIAEETYGEILGAVIVASNATELIHEAAVLKHAEGTMHELANFVHAHPTVSEAIGESANAFFGRAIHQ, from the coding sequence ATGCAAAAGTTTGATGTAACGGTAATTGGCGCAGGGCCCGGCGGTTATGTAGCGGCAATCCGTGCAGCGCAGTCAGGTAAAAAGGTAGCGCTGATTGAGAAAAATAAACTGGGCGGCACTTGTCTGAATGTCGGATGTATACCGTCCAAGGCGCTTCTGCAACATAGTGAAGTGATTCAAACTATCAATCAAGCGAATGAGTGGGGTATTACCACAGGCGAGGTATCAATTGATTTCCCGAAATTAATGAAACGGAAAGATCAAGTGGTAACGGCGTTAGTACAAGGTATACAGTATTTGGTTAAGAAAAACGAAATTACTTTGTTTCATGGCACTGCTTCGGTCAATCAAGAACAGATCATCACGGTAAATGAGCAACAGCTGCAAACAGAAAACTTAATCGTCTCTACAGGAAGCAGACCTTTTGTTCCACCCATCCCCGGTCTGGAACAAGTCGATTATCTGACAACGGACACGTTTTTTGATATTCAGAAATTGCCTGCTTCACTGGTAATTATAGGAGGCGGTGTGATTGCGATTGAACTCGCTTTTGCTATGGCGCCGCTTGGTACAAAGGTAACTGTAATCGAAGCAGCAGATGACATTTTAATGACTGAAGATGCGGATGCCCGAAAGATTATAAGACAGCGCTTGCAAGAACTGCATGTGGATGTCTTAACCAATGCAAAGATCGAACACATCACAAAAGAATACGTGTTAGTGAAAGACAAGCGCTACCCATTTGATCATTTACTTGTGGCAACTGGCAGAACCCCTACTCTTGATGCAGTTACAGAATTGAAACTTGACTTAAAAGAAGGCTATATTTCTGTCAATGAACGCTATGAAACGAGCGTCAAAAATGTATACGCAATCGGAGATGTAATTGGCGGCTATCAACTCGCTCACGCGGCCAGCGCTGAAGGATTGACAGCTATTTTAGCCATTTTAGAAGAGGACGTTCATCCGTTAGATCAATCTGCTATCCCGCGCTGTGTTTACACGCAGCCCGAAATCGCTTCGTTCGGGTTAAATGAAAAAGACGCAGCAGCAAAAGGATACCAAGTCAGAACTTCATTTTCCCCTCTTTCTGCAAACGGCAGAGCACTCGCAATGGGTGAGACGGAGGGATTTATTAAGATCATTGCGGAGGAGACGTATGGAGAAATTCTCGGTGCAGTGATCGTTGCGTCGAATGCAACAGAATTGATTCATGAAGCAGCGGTGTTGAAGCATGCGGAAGGAACGATGCACGAATTGGCAAATTTCGTACACGCTCACCCAACTGTTTCAGAAGCAATCGGTGAAAGCGCAAACGCATTTTTCGGACGGGCTATTCATCAATAA
- a CDS encoding sigma-54-dependent Fis family transcriptional regulator: MNQLLRKAILEPNEFNLSTKTAWKQYHEIGSLTDGSVRKEISDSWENSKSIGVNPFQTSIEEILTHHELENCLLQNEQLLSFATPRAESLLDILHESETMLSFTDFNGTILQSFGHRKTLKRAELLNIFTGGTWTEQSAGTNAVGVALKTKSPAQVLFSEHFCKKNHEWYCAAAPMIAPFTREVLGVVNIAGSNPHIHPHTLRLIISEAHNLSNTIINQVYESILHDNLSLTNSMEDSQDAVLIVDSKKNIVQRNAVANNHSYISDILHTQFLEGLDELVHYAMLSGKAVSREVIQDQRLKQLYQCSVQPVLFQNIYLGAIIFLKAGNSATHAKKQHSLTFDEKKQTDPFQKMIGSSDSFSYVQKQAKKAAAIDATIFLAGETGTGKEVFAQAIHQASNRKDKPFIAINCGAVPRNLLESELSGYEAGAFTGARAKGSPGKFEMAQGGTIFLDEIGDMPLDLQVHLLRILEEREVTRIGSSKAIPIDVRIIAATHRNLSEAVSDGHFREDLLYRLKVIQLTVPPLRDRAEDISALASHFVKELAGEFGKQLMHISPAFITCLLEYHWPGNVRELKNVIQQALFNADGNILTPSHLPPEMTRNTQLTEKEQLQEALRADNGVVAHAAKRMGISRATMYRKMKQYNVVAH, from the coding sequence ATGAATCAATTACTTAGAAAAGCTATTCTTGAGCCGAATGAATTCAATCTTTCCACTAAAACTGCTTGGAAACAATATCATGAGATAGGATCACTTACTGACGGATCAGTAAGAAAGGAAATTTCTGATTCTTGGGAAAACTCGAAGTCCATTGGTGTTAACCCATTTCAAACTTCCATTGAAGAAATTTTGACACATCATGAACTGGAGAATTGTTTGCTGCAAAATGAACAATTACTATCGTTTGCCACTCCACGTGCAGAAAGTCTATTGGATATACTGCATGAATCGGAAACGATGCTATCCTTTACTGATTTCAACGGCACAATATTACAATCATTTGGTCATCGAAAAACATTGAAACGTGCGGAACTGCTCAATATTTTTACCGGCGGTACGTGGACTGAACAATCTGCCGGTACGAATGCTGTAGGTGTCGCATTAAAAACCAAAAGTCCTGCCCAAGTTCTTTTCTCTGAACACTTTTGTAAGAAAAATCATGAATGGTATTGTGCAGCCGCCCCTATGATTGCACCCTTCACAAGGGAAGTGTTGGGCGTTGTCAATATTGCAGGTTCCAATCCTCATATTCATCCGCATACATTGAGATTAATTATATCGGAAGCGCACAATCTGTCTAATACGATCATTAACCAAGTATATGAAAGTATTTTGCATGACAATCTTTCCCTTACAAATTCAATGGAAGATTCGCAAGATGCAGTTTTAATAGTCGACAGCAAGAAAAACATAGTACAAAGAAACGCTGTTGCAAATAACCACTCTTATATTTCCGATATCCTGCATACTCAATTCCTGGAAGGATTAGATGAACTTGTACATTATGCGATGCTCAGCGGGAAGGCGGTTTCGAGAGAAGTAATACAGGATCAGCGGCTAAAACAATTGTATCAATGTTCAGTACAACCCGTCTTATTTCAAAATATATATTTAGGCGCTATCATTTTTTTGAAAGCTGGTAATTCAGCAACTCATGCTAAAAAGCAACACAGTCTAACATTTGATGAAAAGAAACAAACGGACCCGTTTCAAAAGATGATCGGGTCATCTGATTCCTTTTCATATGTTCAGAAGCAGGCGAAAAAGGCAGCGGCAATTGATGCGACAATTTTTCTTGCTGGGGAAACAGGTACCGGAAAAGAAGTATTTGCCCAAGCCATTCACCAGGCAAGCAATAGAAAAGACAAACCATTCATCGCTATTAACTGTGGTGCAGTGCCGCGCAATCTGTTAGAAAGTGAACTTTCTGGATATGAAGCCGGCGCATTCACCGGCGCCCGTGCTAAAGGAAGTCCGGGGAAGTTTGAAATGGCTCAGGGCGGAACCATTTTCCTCGATGAAATTGGTGACATGCCGTTGGATCTCCAAGTCCATTTGTTGCGGATTCTTGAAGAACGCGAAGTGACCAGAATCGGCAGTTCAAAAGCTATTCCAATTGATGTGAGAATTATTGCGGCTACACATCGCAATCTGTCAGAAGCTGTGTCAGATGGACATTTTCGTGAAGATCTGCTGTATCGTTTAAAAGTTATTCAATTAACTGTTCCGCCGCTTCGTGATAGGGCTGAAGATATATCAGCGTTAGCGTCTCATTTTGTTAAGGAGTTAGCTGGTGAATTTGGAAAGCAGCTCATGCACATTTCTCCTGCGTTCATAACATGCCTCCTTGAATACCATTGGCCCGGTAATGTCCGTGAGTTAAAAAATGTTATCCAACAAGCTTTATTTAATGCAGATGGAAATATCTTAACGCCGTCTCATTTGCCACCTGAGATGACCAGAAACACACAATTAACAGAAAAAGAGCAACTTCAAGAAGCTTTACGAGCCGATAATGGAGTGGTCGCTCACGCAGCAAAGCGTATGGGTATATCACGTGCTACCATGTATCGAAAAATGAAACAATATAATGTGGTTGCCCATTAA